The genomic window GTTGCATTTTTTGATTTGGTTATATAATGTTGTACAATTTTATCCGATTCTTTCTGATTTTTGCTTTGTAAAAGATAATTACCGGTTCTGGATCTAAAAATATTTTCTTTGGTATCTCTATTAGTGATTAAACTATCAATAAAATCAAGCTCATAAATTTTCTTTTCGGCTTGATTATTTATTACATTTTTAGCCTTGGAAGAATTTAATAAATTATCAATATAATTTTTTAAAAACCTACGATAAGCAAATAAGCTTTGCAGTTCCTTAGCCTCTAGTTGAATTCCATTGCGATAGGAAAAGAAGCCTGACGGATAAGATGTTACATAAGCTTTATTTCTTTTCTCTTTTCTAATATTTTCAGAAGCATAAAGTTCAAATCTAGAGTAAAAGTCATAAGTATAGCTTGCGGTTAAAATACTTTTTGCAAGAAGCGACAGGTCACCTTCTTTATTTACAAATTTTTCAAAACGCTTTCTTCGTTGTTTTAACAAAGAATCTTGCTGAATTTTAAAAAGTTCCGGGGGTAAGGTAAATGATTTTCGACGTAGCCCAACTTTCTCATTTTCGTTTTGTAAAAACATATCAATTAGAAAGTTATTCTTTGCCGCCCCATCTCCTGTAAAAACAAGAGTTTCGTCAAATTCTAATGTATTTAACCGTAATAAGATACTATCTCCTTTTTCCAGTAAGATGATTTGGCTTTCAGGTCGATGCCTTATTGTATAAATACCTTCATGAATGGTATCAAATTGATAAAGAAACCTATTGTTTTCATCCAGAAATATGGTGTCCTTAAAAATGGTATCTTTAGAAAGAACCAGGTAGTTACTATTTGGGTTTATAATTTCACCGCCTATATATGTTTTTGCCCGAACAGCAGTATTCTTTTTATTGCATGATACTAGGTGAACGCAAAGAATGAATAGGAATACAACGGAAAATTTATGGTGTTTCAACATGAATGGTACCTTTCAACATAGGTCATATTTTCAAAATTATAGGGAAAGCTGGTTTTGGTTTGTTAAGGGATAGTTAATGTTTAGGTAATTTAGGGTATAGCATACTTCTAATAGTATTATAAATAATACAACATTCTTTTATCATTCTTAGCTAAATATGTAATTTTGCAAAATTCATTTTAAATAATCGTTCACATGTTATCAGTATCTAATTTATCAGTTCAGTTTGGGAAGCGCGTATTATTTGACGAGGTTAATACTACGTTTACACAAGGAAATTGTTATGGTATTATCGGTGCTAACGGGGCGGGTAAATCTACTTTTTTAAAAATACTTTCAGGCGTGATGGATCCTACTTCGGGCCATGTGCACCTGGAACCCGGGAAACGTATGTCGGTTTTGGAACAGAATCATTATGCCTATGATGATTTTACTGTGTTAGAAACGGTGGTGATGGGTAATAAGGAGTTGTATACAATTAAAAAGGAAATTGATGCTTTATACGCGGATTATTCAGATGAAAATGCGGATAAAATTGGAGAGTTACAAGTTCGGTTTGAAGAAATGAACGGATGGAATGCAGATAGCGAAGCTGCTGCCATGCTTTCAAACCTAGGTATACGTGAAGATCTTCATTACACCTCTATGAGCGATCTGGATACTAAACAACGGGTTCGGGTATTGATTGCACAGTGTTTATTTGGTAGTCCGGATGTACTAATTATGGATGAGCCTACAAATGACCTGGATTATGAAACAATTAATTGGTTAGAGAATTTCCTGGCAAATTATGATAATACGGTGATCGTTGTATCGCATGACCGTCACTTTTTGGATGCAGTTTGTACCCATATTTCTGATATTGATTTCGGGAAGATCAATCACTTTAGCGGTAATTATACGTTTTGGTACGAATCGTCGCAGTTAGCTGCTAGACAACGCGCGCAACAAAATAAAAAAGCAGAAGAAAAGAAAAAGGAATTGCAGGAGTTTATTGCTCGTTTTAGTGCCAATGTAGCTAAATCCAAACAAGCTACTTCCCGTAAGAAAATGATTGATAAATTGGATATTTCTGAAATTAAACCTTCCAGCCGAAGATATCCGGCTATCATTTTTGAAAGAGACCGGGAAGCTGGAGATCAAATATTAAATGTAGAAAAACTAGCGGCTTTTAGTGAAGAAGGAGAGGTGTTATTTAAAAATGTACATATTAACCTGGCAAAAGGGGATAAGATAGTAGTATTTTCCAAAGATTCTCGAGCAACCACCGCCTTTTATCAAATTTTAAATGGGAAGCAGGAACCTGCTGAAGGTAAATTTGCATGGGGAGTTACTACCTCACAATCCTATTTGCCAGCAGATAATAGTGAATATTTCCAGAATGATTTAAGCCTTGTAGATTGGTTACGTCAATGGACTACTACCGAAGAAGAGCGAGAAGAGGTATTTTTACGCGGCTTTCTAGGTAAAATGATTTTTAGTGGTGAAGAAGCCTTAAAGAAATCAAATGTTTTGTCCGGGGGTGAAAAGGTGCGATGTATGTTGTCCAAAATGATGATGACCCGGGCTAATGTATTGATGCTGGACGAACCTACCAATCACCTTGACCTAGAGTCAATCACGGCTTTTAATAATTCCTTAAAGAATTTTAAAGGAACAGTATTATTTACCACCCATGATCACGAGTTTGCTCAAACCGTAGGAAACCGGGTTTTAGAATTAACACCAGGTGGCATTATTGATAGATACGCCACTTTTGATGAATATATGAGTGACCCAAAAATTAAAGAACTTCGCGAAAAAATGTATGCGGTACCGGTGTAAGCTTTAATTTTCTTCTAATAACCTATTAAATAGGCGTTTTAATCCTATACTCAAAACCATACTTGTTTTGTGGTCTCTTATGGTTAGTACCTATCTTTTAAAAAAATAATAAAAATAATAGCAATTGTATTTTGATTTGTTTAATAATCAAATATTTACAAATTTTAGTGGTATAACTAGTTGGTAAAAAGTTGTCAAATCGAGCAACTTTTATGGTGAAACGTAGAAAAATCTATTAAGATTAAGTTTTTAACCGAAAATTATCTTGTCTTCGATACAATTTCTGTTGAAAATTACCCAGACTGATGTTAATTTTTTAACGTCGAGTTCATCTCATAATTTTTTTCATTTTTATTTACGTGTATGTAAAAGTTCAGTTGTCTTAGCATTGAAATATTTATATACGTAAAACTTAAAATCAATAAAATGAAAAAAGGATTTTTAATTTTGACCATTGCCAGCTTATTTTTAAACATTGCGTGCAGTAAAGATGATGACACTGAACCCAGTGTAACTCCCGAGGCAAAAGCCGCAGCAGAATCGTTTATTGCCGGAACCTGGAAAATGACTGGTATTACATATGAAGGGAAACCCGTTGATCTGGAATGTCCGGATGAACAAACAATCGTTTTTAAAGAGGATAATTCGGGCACCTATTTTTTTGCCGAAATAGATTTTGATGAACAAGCTCAAACCTGTATTGTTTTTGAGACTATTACAGGATCTGTTAATTGGGAGGTAACTGAAAAAGATAAAATAATTATTTCAGATGCTGATGACAAAAGTGAAACACACGAACTGGATTTAGCCATGGGAGATGATACTTTTATTTTAAACTTTCTTGAGGTAGATGAGTTTTCAAACACTGTCGAAGTCTACGAGCGCAAGTTTGAACGTCAGGATGAAGAATAATTCTAATCAACTATAGCTAAGTTGATATGGATTTTACTTCGTATTGATTTAGCTATAGTATTTCTATACCGCTATCGTTATTCCATTTAATCTTAATAACCTTCCATCCTATGTATGCTACTATTAACAAACTTATATGTTGTATACTTATTAATGATGTAACCGGAGAAGCTTCTTTAAAAAAACAAATACTTGCAGAAACATGGATGGCAGATGATCCTCAGAACAATTATTACTTTTAGCAATTTAAAAACTTATGGATCAGAGAGTGATTCTTTAAAACAATTGGGTTTGAAAAAAAATATTTTATTTATAATTATCATTTTAGTTTTTCAGAAGGCAACTTCTCAAAGTGAAAGCAAAGAACAAAATGCAAAGCAACAACATACGCTAAGCGGATATATTACTGAAGCAGGTAGTGGTGAGAACTTATCGGCAGTTTCAATTTATAGTGAACAATTACTCGTAGGAACAAGTTCTAATAATTACGGCTTTTACTCTCTTACATTACCGGAAGGTGAACATACCTTAAAAGTAACCTTTATTGGGTACGGGTCTATTGAAAAAAAACTGGTACTTACTGATGATATACAGATAAGCTTTGAATTAACTCAAAGTGAGGAAAGCTTGGAAGAAGTTCTTATTGATGCAAATCGTGGAGTTCATGAAAGCGAAGTAACCCAAATGAGTGTGGTCTCTTTAAAACCTTCAGAAATTCAGGATATTCCTGTGATCTTAGGAGAACGAGATGTCATCAAAACCTTGCAATTATTACCGGGTATCCAGGGAGGCACTGAAGGAACTTCCGGTTTTTTTGTAAGAGGGGGTTCTCCTGATCAGAATTTAATTATTCTAGATGAAGCTCCGGTATATAATTCGAATCATTTATTCGGTATTTTTTCAGTGTTTAATGGTAATGCTATTCAATCTATTGATACCTATAAAGGTGGATTTCCGGCAAGATACGGTGGTCGGTTATCTTCGGTATTGAATATTCAAATGAAAAATGGAAATAAGCAAAAATTCTCTGGTAAGTTTGATATCGGTTTGATTTCATCTAGTATCTTACTGGAAGGCCCTTTAAATAAAGGTAAAACTTCTTTTATTGCCAGTGGTAGGAGAACTTATGCCGATTTACTAAGTATACCTTTCCAGCCCGATGATGTTTTATTTAGATACCACTTTACTGATTTTAATTTTAAAGTACATCACGTCTTTAATGAAAAGGATAAGCTGTATTGGAGTACCTATTTCGGACAAGATAAGTTTAACGGAAGGGAAAGAACTGATTCAGACGATATTTTTAAAACTAAATTAGGTTGGGGTAATATTACTTCTACCTTGCGGTGGAATCATCAGTTTTCCGCTAACCTTTTTTTAAATACTTCCCTTATCTTTAGCAACTATCGATTTTTTGCAAACATCGAAGATAAATTTGATGATGTTCGATTTACGCTGGACACCAAATCATCAATTGACGACATCGGAGCAAAAATGGATTTTGATTATTTTCCTAATCCTAATCATACCGTAAAACTTGGTTGGGCTTCTACCTATCATACCTTTACCCCAAGACAGACTGAAATTAGGGAAACTGGTGTAGATCCTATCTCCGTAGATCAAAAAATCAAATCGTTAGAAAGTGCCATATACGTAGAAGATGACTGGAGAATCACGGATCGGTTGACTCTAAACCCCGGATTGCGTGTAAGTCATTTTCAATTTGAATCTACTAATTACCTAAATGCAGAACCACGGGCAGCGCTATCCTATAAATTAAAACATGATTTTGCCTTAAAAGCATCTTATGCTAGAATGAACCAATATATTCACCTGTTATCAAATACTACCGTAGGCCTACCGATTGACTTATGGGTATCCTCGACGGATGTGGTCAAACCTCAAGTGTCTCAACAATATGCACTAGGGGTAGCTAAAGATTTTTACAATGCAGGGTATTCCTTTAGTTTTGAAAGCTACTATAAAAAAACCGATGATATCATTGGTTATAAGGAAGGTGCATTATTTATAGCTGCCGAAGGTATAGAAAACGGAGATGAGGTCAATTGGGAAGATAATATAACTACCGGGCAGGGATGGGCGTACGGAGGTGAATTTCTACTCAGAAAAAAAACCGGAAAACTTACAGGATGGCTGGGATATACCTTATCCTGGTCAGAAAGGCAATTTGACGAATTAAACAGGGGGCAAAAGTTTTTTGACCGTTTTGACCGCAGGCACGATGTTTCTTTGGTAAGTATCTATAAACCCGGTCCTAAAATAACCTTATCAGGAGCCTGGGTTTTTACCACAGGAATAAACTTCACCATTCCGGATCAGGTAACTTCTATTAGTCGCTCAAATTTTCCCTTATCTGAATCTTTTAATTTTCCTACTATTTCGCAGGGAAATACAACGAATATTACTACTGAAAAAAATAACTTTAGAGCAGAAAATTACCATCGACTTGATTTGAGTATCCAATTTCACAAAAAAAAGAAAAAAGGAAGGTCAAGTACTAAAGCATTTTCTATCTACAATATATACGGACGTAAAAATCCTTTCTTTTATACCATTAAAATTAACGGAAATAAAGAAACTTTAACACGAGTTTCCTTATTGCAATTTGTTCCATCATTTACCTATACTTATAACTTTTAATTATGAAAAACATATATATCCTATTCATAGGCTTTCTTATCATATTAGCTTCCTGTGAAACAGAATCCGATGCCAGCGGGTTGTTTGATGCGGAAGAATTAACGGTTATTCAAGGTTTTATCTCTCCACAGGCAGAAATGATTGTGATAGAAGTAGCCAGATCCGAACCTAGATTTGGAAATAATAATTCACTTTTTGAAGATTTTGTCATACCCGACGCGGAGGTAAGGATTAAAAACGAAGACAGTGTTGAAATTGTATTACCCTTTAATGCAGGTACAAGACAATATGAAATTAGTACGGAAACCTTTAAAATTATAAGTGGTGAATCATATGCTCTAGAAGTAACAGTAGACGGAAAACGATTTACTGCTACCTGCCAGGTACCCGAAAATACAGTGGATATTATTTCCTCAGAAGTAGCAGAGAAAGATCAGGATTTTAATTCGGTGAACATAAGGTTTAAAGACGTTGAAAATATTAGAAATTTTTACGTAGCCGGATTTAATTTTCCTACTAGTGGTTTTCAAAATGCTGAAGTTCAAAACCTTTTTATTACAGATACCAATAAAAACGGAAATATTATATCTTCTTCTGTGGATTATGATACCTTTAATATTAGAACAGATACTATAATCAGTTATACTGTTCGATTAGCAAATGTAGAACCCATTTTATTTGACTACCTAAAGGCTGTTTCTAATGATACAGGTTTTGAAAGTCCTTTTTTAGAACCTATTGTTTATCCCACTAATATTAAAGGAGACAAGAGTTTTGGTATTTTTGCCGGATTCACAGAATCAGAAAAGAAGGCATCTTATGATCCGAGAAACTAAAGTAAAATATAATGGTTTATGGCTCTAGTTTAGGATAGCTTAGATAATTCCGATTTATATAAATCCCATCCTTAGCACTTTCCAAAGGGAAGGTAGCTAAAAGTTTTTTCGTTTGGAAAGGATTTAGGATAAGATAATAGCTGTAAATAAAATAGTTGGGTCAATTTTGATACACTAACACTATTATAAAATAGGGCTTCGTTTATTTCTACTAGGCTTGTTTTCGATAATAACGATAAATTAAAAAACTTCCGAAAAATAGATAAAGGAAGCTAAAACCGTGAGCATACCAGTCAAAATTTTGATGCTTGTAGAATAAAAGAAAAATCTTAAAACTACTATGAACCACCATCATCACTCCAATGAAAAAATCCCATTTTTTGTATTTAAATTTTTCTTTGGTTTCCGGAGTATCATCTGACATTACCATTGATTTAAGCTATGCTTTTTTCAATAATAGGAACAGCAGTTGATAAGTCTGTTTTTTTAACAAATAATTGAATGTGATCCGGAATTCCTCCTCCAAAACCAGCCATCAGTCCGGATTTCATGTCATCTCGGGTAATGGTTGCAATACCTCGGTCTTCTAATACGGACTGTAGCATTTTAATAGTAGCAATGCCACCTGTGTACACCCGTTCGTATTCACTTTCTGAAAACATACTTTTTAAGCGTTAAAATATTTACTATCCCAGATAGCCGTATTAAAGTTTTTGCCTAGTGCAAAACCATAAAATAAAACTACCGCAGCGACGGACTTAAACATAAAGAAAAATACCATGATAAAGTTAGAAACACTATTTTCCTTTGAGAATAACCCGTCTGGTACTAAGAACGTAGCCAGTAAACTAACCAAAAAAGTCAAAACGATCAGGTTTTCAAAACTTTTAAAAAACCACATAAAAAGTTTACGAAAAGGGTTCAAATCGTTACCCCATTTGTGAATTAAGTAAAAATAACCATTTCCGATAGGAGCGAATAATAAAGGGTCATCCGCATTCTCTAATTTAAATAATTTAGAAGGTGCCATGATTTTAAAGCCCTGAAGCTGCGTATCATGTTGTTTTTCTAAATCTTTAATAATTGATAAAGCCTCATTTGGTATTTTACCTTTAAAATACTTCGTATCTAAAAATCGCAACCTGTAATCTACACAAATCTTCTTTATTTGATCAATATGATAGATTCTATTCGTCTCTAATAGATCAAAAGTAAAATCATTAGAATCCGAATAAGTGCCTTCTTTTATGGTTTTTAAAATTTGATCGCTTTTTCTAGAGTCTGTAGCAAAAACAGCCTCTACCTGATCTTTCCAGGTATTTTCATCAAAATGTTTGGCTCTTACCTTCGAAAGTCGGGCTTCTATATTTGTTTTTGGAAACATCTTTATTTTCTTTTTCTTTAGCATCACTAAGTTAAGTAAATACCCAGAATATTACAACAAAGAAAACGAATGATTGTTAATTGGATTCATTCTAAATTAAGGCTAAAAGCAATCAAGGATTTTAGTATTACTAAAGTCTAATTTAACGTAGACTTGCGCCTAATTTTTGTTCAAAATTATGTTGTAGTTTCTTCATCACTTTATCTATCTGTTTATCCGTCAAAGTTTTATTTTCATCGCTAAATATAAAACTTACTGCATAAGACTTCTTACCTTCCGGAAGGTTTTTTCCTTCATAGACATCAAAAAGGTCAATTTTCTTTAATAATTTCCTCTCCGTACTCCTGGCAATTTGCTCAATTTCATTAAAGCGTATATGCTTATCTAATAATAAAGCAAAATCACGTCGTACTTCCGGATATTTCGAAATCTCTTTAAAAGTAATCTTAGATTTTTTAGTCAATTGTACCAAGGTATCCCAGTATATATCAGCGTAAAAAACCGGATTTTTGATAGAAAGATTTTCTAATATTTTAGTATTTACGGAACCAAAATTTAGCAGTTCCAATTTATTATGATAATACGTTAAGGCTTCAT from Aquimarina sp. ERC-38 includes these protein-coding regions:
- a CDS encoding TlpA family protein disulfide reductase, yielding MLKHHKFSVVFLFILCVHLVSCNKKNTAVRAKTYIGGEIINPNSNYLVLSKDTIFKDTIFLDENNRFLYQFDTIHEGIYTIRHRPESQIILLEKGDSILLRLNTLEFDETLVFTGDGAAKNNFLIDMFLQNENEKVGLRRKSFTLPPELFKIQQDSLLKQRRKRFEKFVNKEGDLSLLAKSILTASYTYDFYSRFELYASENIRKEKRNKAYVTSYPSGFFSYRNGIQLEAKELQSLFAYRRFLKNYIDNLLNSSKAKNVINNQAEKKIYELDFIDSLITNRDTKENIFRSRTGNYLLQSKNQKESDKIVQHYITKSKNATFRKEITELSEAILNLSTGNMIPEHEIIDKNRDTLLLSSLFKAPHTILYFWSIQDKPHFTRIHRVVKTLSETYNQIDFIGLNIDTEKQKDWLKTIKRNNFNPDKEYKFINPEEAIKNLVVYYKNKAILLDQQGKILIPNANLFSVSFEEKLMELYPDTVTETK
- a CDS encoding ABC-F family ATP-binding cassette domain-containing protein, with protein sequence MLSVSNLSVQFGKRVLFDEVNTTFTQGNCYGIIGANGAGKSTFLKILSGVMDPTSGHVHLEPGKRMSVLEQNHYAYDDFTVLETVVMGNKELYTIKKEIDALYADYSDENADKIGELQVRFEEMNGWNADSEAAAMLSNLGIREDLHYTSMSDLDTKQRVRVLIAQCLFGSPDVLIMDEPTNDLDYETINWLENFLANYDNTVIVVSHDRHFLDAVCTHISDIDFGKINHFSGNYTFWYESSQLAARQRAQQNKKAEEKKKELQEFIARFSANVAKSKQATSRKKMIDKLDISEIKPSSRRYPAIIFERDREAGDQILNVEKLAAFSEEGEVLFKNVHINLAKGDKIVVFSKDSRATTAFYQILNGKQEPAEGKFAWGVTTSQSYLPADNSEYFQNDLSLVDWLRQWTTTEEEREEVFLRGFLGKMIFSGEEALKKSNVLSGGEKVRCMLSKMMMTRANVLMLDEPTNHLDLESITAFNNSLKNFKGTVLFTTHDHEFAQTVGNRVLELTPGGIIDRYATFDEYMSDPKIKELREKMYAVPV
- a CDS encoding lipocalin family protein translates to MKKGFLILTIASLFLNIACSKDDDTEPSVTPEAKAAAESFIAGTWKMTGITYEGKPVDLECPDEQTIVFKEDNSGTYFFAEIDFDEQAQTCIVFETITGSVNWEVTEKDKIIISDADDKSETHELDLAMGDDTFILNFLEVDEFSNTVEVYERKFERQDEE
- a CDS encoding TonB-dependent receptor: MKKNILFIIIILVFQKATSQSESKEQNAKQQHTLSGYITEAGSGENLSAVSIYSEQLLVGTSSNNYGFYSLTLPEGEHTLKVTFIGYGSIEKKLVLTDDIQISFELTQSEESLEEVLIDANRGVHESEVTQMSVVSLKPSEIQDIPVILGERDVIKTLQLLPGIQGGTEGTSGFFVRGGSPDQNLIILDEAPVYNSNHLFGIFSVFNGNAIQSIDTYKGGFPARYGGRLSSVLNIQMKNGNKQKFSGKFDIGLISSSILLEGPLNKGKTSFIASGRRTYADLLSIPFQPDDVLFRYHFTDFNFKVHHVFNEKDKLYWSTYFGQDKFNGRERTDSDDIFKTKLGWGNITSTLRWNHQFSANLFLNTSLIFSNYRFFANIEDKFDDVRFTLDTKSSIDDIGAKMDFDYFPNPNHTVKLGWASTYHTFTPRQTEIRETGVDPISVDQKIKSLESAIYVEDDWRITDRLTLNPGLRVSHFQFESTNYLNAEPRAALSYKLKHDFALKASYARMNQYIHLLSNTTVGLPIDLWVSSTDVVKPQVSQQYALGVAKDFYNAGYSFSFESYYKKTDDIIGYKEGALFIAAEGIENGDEVNWEDNITTGQGWAYGGEFLLRKKTGKLTGWLGYTLSWSERQFDELNRGQKFFDRFDRRHDVSLVSIYKPGPKITLSGAWVFTTGINFTIPDQVTSISRSNFPLSESFNFPTISQGNTTNITTEKNNFRAENYHRLDLSIQFHKKKKKGRSSTKAFSIYNIYGRKNPFFYTIKINGNKETLTRVSLLQFVPSFTYTYNF
- a CDS encoding DUF4249 family protein, coding for MKNIYILFIGFLIILASCETESDASGLFDAEELTVIQGFISPQAEMIVIEVARSEPRFGNNNSLFEDFVIPDAEVRIKNEDSVEIVLPFNAGTRQYEISTETFKIISGESYALEVTVDGKRFTATCQVPENTVDIISSEVAEKDQDFNSVNIRFKDVENIRNFYVAGFNFPTSGFQNAEVQNLFITDTNKNGNIISSSVDYDTFNIRTDTIISYTVRLANVEPILFDYLKAVSNDTGFESPFLEPIVYPTNIKGDKSFGIFAGFTESEKKASYDPRN
- a CDS encoding putative signal transducing protein encodes the protein MFSESEYERVYTGGIATIKMLQSVLEDRGIATITRDDMKSGLMAGFGGGIPDHIQLFVKKTDLSTAVPIIEKSIA